TTATAAAAATAATGTGAAAAAGTATTTTGAAAAGATAATTCCCAAATAAACTAATAATTACCCTATTTATTTACTTCATTATCCTAACTATTAGCACTGATATCCTCTATTAATAATACGGTCTCTATTATCTTAAATTACAATATTTTTTTCTTAAAAAATTTTATGTTTAAGTTTATTATATCCATTATTAAAATACTATCTAAGTTTGACGATAATGATTCTTCTAATATATTTCAAACATGAAAATGCAACCAATAGTAAATATTCAAAATAATTAATTATTTTTAAATTCAATACTTCCCGTAAATTTTTCAACTCTCCTTTTTCCATTTCTTTTAGATTTCCAGAAAGCCCAGAATGTCCAAAATGTGGCTTCCCTCCACCTGTAAAAGCCAAACTCTCGTTTAAAAGATAACAATTGTAATTTTGAGCGATTTTAATAAAGAAAATTCCCTCTTCAGCAAATCTGAGATTTTCATCAAAATATCCAACAGTTGAAAGGATTTCTTTTTTAAAAATAACTGTTGGAACAATAAAAACAAATTTTAGCAATAAATCCCTTGAAGAAATCTTATTTAAATCACCTAATTTTTTCCACAAAATATTTGAGAATTTTTCTTCATTTCTGCATGCTCCTAAAAAGTCAATAGCAGGATTTTCTTTTAGCACTTGAATCTGTCTTTCTAATTTATTTGGCGACCACTCATCATCACTATCAAGCAATGCTATCCAATCTCCCTCAGCTACTTTCATGCCTGCATTTCTTGCTGTAGAAACACCTCCATTTACTTTATTAATTAATTTTATATCAATTGAAGAACTATTTTTCAGTATTAATTCTTCAACAATAGTTTTCGAATTATCATTCGCTCCATCGTTTACTACTATGATCTCTATTTCTCCTCTGAAAGTCTGATTAAGTACTGAATTAATACACGTTGTAATTGTTTTTTCGGAATTGTACATTGGTATGACAACTGAAATTTTCATATTCTATTATATTTTATTAAT
This genomic window from Flavobacterium sp. 9 contains:
- a CDS encoding glycosyltransferase family 2 protein; protein product: MKISVVIPMYNSEKTITTCINSVLNQTFRGEIEIIVVNDGANDNSKTIVEELILKNSSSIDIKLINKVNGGVSTARNAGMKVAEGDWIALLDSDDEWSPNKLERQIQVLKENPAIDFLGACRNEEKFSNILWKKLGDLNKISSRDLLLKFVFIVPTVIFKKEILSTVGYFDENLRFAEEGIFFIKIAQNYNCYLLNESLAFTGGGKPHFGHSGLSGNLKEMEKGELKNLREVLNLKIINYFEYLLLVAFSCLKYIRRIIIVKLR